One stretch of Tepidibacter hydrothermalis DNA includes these proteins:
- a CDS encoding NfeD family protein, with protein MKTDEYLHLLSKTISNRKKRNEICMEIKDHIIDQKEAYIKMGYSKDDAEEAAIKDMGDPKVAGEMLDYVHPPNIDWIQVIALITITLTLQLAKKLLELNGSDFLAIAPIDILRILGVFLTVYAIIWMGVEKYSDLPFFYGRSQSGGSNANGVFICSLGIVMMSHSFIQTIILICVFAPIIIIELSIIEFRRIKKEQKFLWQHGIATENFDYKGKGLFNDDIKTVYCEDGLIKNGDPLIIVRIDGFDLIVKKVELV; from the coding sequence ATGAAAACAGATGAGTATTTACATCTTTTAAGCAAAACTATTTCTAATAGAAAAAAGAGAAATGAAATTTGTATGGAAATAAAAGATCATATTATTGACCAAAAAGAAGCCTATATTAAAATGGGATATTCTAAGGATGATGCTGAAGAAGCTGCTATTAAAGATATGGGAGATCCAAAGGTTGCAGGTGAAATGCTAGATTATGTACATCCTCCAAATATTGATTGGATTCAAGTTATTGCATTAATCACAATAACTCTAACCTTGCAACTAGCAAAAAAGCTATTAGAGCTAAATGGATCAGATTTTTTAGCTATAGCACCAATTGATATTTTAAGAATCCTAGGTGTATTTTTAACAGTCTATGCTATAATATGGATGGGTGTTGAAAAATATTCAGACCTTCCATTCTTTTATGGAAGAAGTCAAAGTGGAGGGTCAAATGCCAATGGGGTATTTATTTGTTCATTAGGAATTGTAATGATGTCTCACTCTTTTATACAGACTATAATTCTTATATGTGTTTTTGCTCCAATAATAATCATTGAACTATCTATTATTGAATTCAGAAGAATAAAAAAAGAGCAAAAGTTTCTTTGGCAACATGGAATAGCTACTGAAAATTTCGATTATAAGGGTAAAGGGCTATTTAACGATGATATAAAGACAGTTTACTGTGAAGATGGATTGATAAAAAATGGGGATCCTCTTATCATAGTTCGCATAGATGGATTTGATCTAATTGTTAAAAAAGTAGAACTTGTATAA
- a CDS encoding PadR family transcriptional regulator gives MSDYNSLYSGDMTILILKLLQSKDMYGYEMISTLQINSNNMFQFKAGTLYPLLHSLVKQKHLNCYERKVNGKVRKYYSLTSQGEKLLQDKTYIWQKYVKTMASVLEIEVY, from the coding sequence ATGTCAGATTATAACAGCTTATATTCTGGAGATATGACTATACTTATCTTAAAATTACTTCAAAGTAAGGATATGTATGGTTACGAAATGATATCAACTTTACAGATTAATTCAAACAATATGTTTCAATTTAAGGCAGGTACATTATACCCTTTGCTACACAGTTTAGTAAAACAAAAGCATTTAAATTGTTATGAGAGAAAAGTTAATGGAAAAGTTCGTAAATATTATTCTTTAACATCACAAGGGGAAAAATTATTACAGGATAAAACTTATATATGGCAAAAATATGTTAAAACTATGGCATCTGTTCTAGAAATAGAGGTGTATTAA
- a CDS encoding PspC domain-containing protein: MYKKKLYKSIKDRRISGVCGGIAEYFEMDPTIVRLLWMLFILLGGCGVIGYIICAIVIPGQTDIY; the protein is encoded by the coding sequence ATGTATAAAAAGAAACTTTACAAATCAATAAAAGATAGACGTATATCAGGTGTATGTGGTGGTATAGCTGAATATTTTGAGATGGACCCTACAATAGTTAGACTATTATGGATGCTGTTTATTCTTCTTGGAGGATGTGGCGTTATTGGCTACATTATTTGTGCAATAGTAATTCCCGGTCAAACAGATATTTATTAA
- a CDS encoding shikimate kinase translates to MLTNIIHIVGASGSGTTTLGKAIEHRYGYTHLDVDDYYWLPTDPPFITPRKLNQRVKLLEEDIKKYKKCVITGSLCGWGDCFISKFDLIIRVVTPTKIRIKRLRQRELQRFGNRILPNGDMFNKHMEFIQWARKYDTGDTSMRSKKLHDEWIKSILCKQIVIDGTISTDIVISKIDELFVK, encoded by the coding sequence ATGCTAACTAATATCATACATATAGTAGGTGCATCTGGTTCTGGCACAACAACACTTGGCAAGGCAATTGAACATAGGTATGGCTATACTCATTTGGATGTTGATGATTACTATTGGCTTCCAACCGATCCTCCATTTATAACTCCTAGAAAGCTAAATCAACGAGTGAAGTTACTAGAAGAAGATATAAAAAAATATAAGAAATGTGTAATAACAGGTTCGTTATGTGGATGGGGAGATTGTTTTATTTCAAAATTTGATTTAATAATTCGTGTAGTTACACCTACTAAAATTCGTATAAAGCGACTGAGACAAAGAGAACTTCAGAGGTTTGGGAATCGTATTTTACCTAATGGTGATATGTTTAATAAACATATGGAATTTATACAATGGGCTAGAAAATATGATACAGGAGATACCTCTATGAGAAGTAAAAAATTACATGATGAGTGGATAAAATCAATTTTGTGTAAGCAAATTGTAATTGATGGAACTATATCTACTGATATAGTAATTTCTAAAATTGATGAGTTATTTGTCAAATGA
- a CDS encoding CPCC family cysteine-rich protein — protein sequence MRKDRTMCPCCGNYTFSIGTEKNVYLCGSICPVCYWEIDPFVSDDEEPSDSNHGLSLKQAKENYKTFGACIERLVQYVRKANDNEK from the coding sequence ATGAGAAAAGATAGAACAATGTGTCCTTGCTGTGGCAACTATACATTCTCAATAGGAACTGAAAAAAATGTTTATCTCTGTGGATCTATTTGCCCTGTTTGTTATTGGGAAATTGATCCATTTGTTTCAGATGATGAGGAACCTAGTGATTCAAACCATGGTCTATCTCTGAAACAGGCAAAAGAAAACTATAAAACTTTTGGTGCTTGCATAGAACGTCTAGTACAATATGTACGTAAAGCAAATGATAATGAAAAGTAA
- a CDS encoding phage terminase small subunit-related protein: MVRAKSLNRDKAKEVYLNSKGSVKLKYIAEELGVKDS, translated from the coding sequence ATGGTAAGGGCAAAAAGTCTAAACAGGGATAAAGCTAAAGAAGTATATCTTAATTCTAAAGGATCAGTAAAGTTAAAATATATAGCAGAAGAATTAGGAGTTAAAGATTCTTAG
- a CDS encoding lamin tail domain-containing protein: MKKLNKISSIILCFLLMLLFTACKSTESEVSSNEFEKAKAEIQQAKASSNENEETTSDNQTTQPNIKENKLIEVDGGNQSGHREPNVVVDIGYGDREYYAYTNEHNQLVKVIARKITLQDESTEPVLSTGRYYRDEAKVPGVESPTLDEGHVIADSLGGVSNAYNITPQESTLNRHGDQAYMEKAIRDAGGCTDFVAVITYPNTNTQIPSHYSYTYTINGHVVNDEFDNVNPDKVNAKLETNVSTKEQTNNISKDLMITALDKKAEYIVITNLASKSVDLTGWKIISVTGNQSFTFPKFTLDSNSSVKVGDSAKNSDVEFHWLDSKGTWNNSKSDPAELYNTKGELVYRFDD; this comes from the coding sequence TTGAAAAAACTCAACAAAATATCGTCTATAATACTCTGTTTTCTACTAATGCTATTATTTACAGCTTGTAAATCTACAGAATCTGAAGTATCTTCAAATGAGTTTGAAAAAGCTAAGGCAGAAATACAACAAGCAAAAGCTTCATCTAATGAAAACGAAGAAACTACAAGTGATAATCAAACCACTCAACCAAATATAAAAGAGAATAAATTAATTGAGGTTGATGGTGGAAATCAATCTGGTCATAGAGAACCTAACGTTGTTGTAGATATAGGATATGGCGATAGAGAATATTATGCTTATACGAATGAGCATAATCAATTGGTTAAAGTAATAGCTAGGAAAATCACTTTACAGGATGAATCTACTGAGCCTGTTCTATCAACTGGAAGATATTATCGTGATGAAGCAAAAGTACCTGGAGTAGAAAGTCCAACTTTGGATGAAGGCCACGTTATAGCTGATTCTCTTGGTGGTGTTTCAAATGCATATAATATAACACCGCAAGAAAGCACACTTAACAGACATGGTGATCAGGCTTATATGGAAAAAGCTATCAGAGATGCTGGTGGTTGTACAGATTTTGTTGCTGTTATAACTTACCCAAATACAAATACTCAGATTCCAAGTCATTATAGTTACACATACACAATTAATGGACATGTTGTAAATGATGAATTTGACAATGTAAATCCAGATAAAGTCAATGCAAAGTTAGAAACAAATGTATCAACTAAGGAACAAACAAATAATATTAGTAAAGATCTAATGATTACTGCTCTAGATAAAAAAGCTGAATATATTGTAATTACAAATTTAGCAAGTAAGTCAGTGGATCTTACGGGGTGGAAGATTATATCTGTAACAGGTAATCAGTCTTTTACATTTCCCAAATTCACTTTAGATTCAAATTCATCTGTAAAGGTTGGGGACTCTGCTAAAAACTCAGATGTAGAATTTCATTGGCTTGATAGTAAAGGGACTTGGAACAATAGCAAAAGCGATCCTGCAGAGTTATATAACACTAAAGGTGAACTTGTTTATAGATTCGATGATTAA
- a CDS encoding carbonic anhydrase, with protein MKKKFATALNCIDGRFQIPVIKWLKENFDVDYVDLITEPGMDKVLSQGHWREMQRLREKVMVSITAHKSNVVAVVGHYDCAANPVSDCKHFQHIVASTYTVKSWGLPVIVVGLWVDEFGCVHVVCM; from the coding sequence ATGAAAAAAAAATTTGCAACAGCTCTAAACTGTATTGATGGTAGGTTTCAAATTCCTGTAATTAAGTGGTTGAAAGAAAACTTTGATGTGGATTATGTAGATTTAATTACAGAACCTGGAATGGATAAGGTACTATCTCAAGGACACTGGCGTGAAATGCAAAGGTTAAGAGAGAAAGTTATGGTTTCGATAACAGCTCATAAATCTAATGTAGTTGCTGTAGTAGGACATTATGATTGTGCTGCAAATCCTGTTAGTGACTGTAAACATTTTCAGCATATAGTAGCATCAACATATACAGTAAAATCATGGGGACTTCCAGTTATAGTAGTTGGTCTATGGGTCGATGAATTTGGGTGTGTACATGTTGTTTGTATGTAA
- a CDS encoding antA/AntB antirepressor family protein — protein MILLKMRTISVSNFLESGGSRLDYIFKLDAAKEIAMVENNTQGKLVRR, from the coding sequence ATGATTTTATTGAAAATGAGGACTATATCGGTTTCTAATTTCTTAGAAAGTGGTGGAAGTAGGTTAGATTACATATTTAAGCTTGATGCTGCTAAAGAGATTGCCATGGTAGAAAACAATACTCAAGGAAAGCTAGTTAGAAGATAA
- a CDS encoding antA/AntB antirepressor family protein, translating to MFLKAKSKFADWIKNRIERYDFIENEDYIGF from the coding sequence GTGTTTTTAAAAGCCAAATCAAAGTTTGCTGATTGGATAAAAAATAGGATTGAAAGATATGATTTTATTGAAAATGAGGACTATATCGGTTTCTAA
- a CDS encoding HEAT repeat domain-containing protein, with protein MNEYIDDTLVIGKYIKEIEEGKYGSSHNLFQDVVKGSNLGEYSQHVYNWAFNHECDSVRSNLSIAWAFHCFKNGDFDAINNMINMGCKFRRTVLVALEYVWSPIYFSDEMEKILLQCLEDESLDVRQKSAFVLNRIGEKNYDLSPYIELLEKHLYDHEKPRWGATVSKLVASALYLSALNDKTGKRAIDILKEHVRDEDKKTSRVCTAAYVNYLVDIKDFKSVDELISCKSKYIRMGVAEGLKYVIYDIKVDIDLSAIEQNLKCTDDAKISTCNDVITAKYWVEKFDFSPIRERLILLLKDRVQDVRCIAVEALREAAYKKHQDILSATPLLIELLSSKNPKILQQASSALWRSFHDMDKELLEKAVNALELLLQNKNRNVRNDANSALNRAYRCRKIEG; from the coding sequence ATGAATGAATATATAGATGATACACTAGTTATTGGAAAGTATATTAAAGAAATTGAGGAAGGAAAATATGGAAGTTCCCATAATCTATTTCAAGATGTAGTAAAAGGAAGTAATCTCGGAGAATATTCACAACATGTATATAATTGGGCTTTTAATCATGAGTGTGATAGTGTTAGAAGTAATCTTTCTATAGCGTGGGCATTTCATTGTTTTAAAAATGGTGATTTTGATGCTATCAATAATATGATTAATATGGGTTGTAAATTTCGTAGAACGGTTTTAGTTGCGTTAGAATATGTTTGGAGTCCAATATATTTTTCTGATGAGATGGAAAAAATACTTCTTCAGTGTTTAGAAGATGAGTCATTAGATGTTAGGCAAAAAAGTGCATTTGTATTAAATCGAATTGGAGAAAAAAACTATGATTTATCTCCTTATATAGAGTTATTGGAGAAGCATCTTTATGATCATGAAAAACCAAGATGGGGAGCAACTGTATCTAAATTAGTTGCGAGTGCACTTTATTTATCAGCATTAAATGATAAAACAGGAAAAAGAGCTATAGATATTTTGAAGGAGCATGTAAGAGATGAAGATAAAAAAACTTCTAGAGTATGTACTGCAGCTTATGTGAATTATCTTGTAGATATAAAAGATTTTAAAAGTGTTGATGAACTTATTTCTTGTAAGTCAAAATATATACGAATGGGAGTAGCAGAAGGATTGAAGTATGTAATATATGATATAAAAGTTGATATTGATTTATCGGCTATTGAGCAGAATTTAAAATGTACTGATGACGCAAAAATTAGTACATGCAATGATGTAATAACAGCAAAGTATTGGGTGGAGAAATTTGACTTTTCGCCAATTAGAGAAAGACTAATTCTTCTGTTAAAAGATAGAGTTCAAGATGTTAGATGTATTGCAGTTGAGGCGCTGCGTGAAGCGGCTTATAAGAAGCATCAAGATATATTGTCAGCAACGCCATTATTAATTGAACTTTTAAGTTCAAAGAATCCTAAAATTCTTCAGCAAGCTTCTTCAGCTCTTTGGAGAAGTTTTCATGATATGGATAAAGAGTTACTTGAAAAGGCAGTCAATGCACTTGAACTACTTTTACAAAACAAAAATAGGAATGTACGTAATGATGCTAACAGTGCTCTTAATAGAGCGTATAGATGTAGAAAAATAGAAGGATAA
- a CDS encoding tetratricopeptide repeat protein: MKKLEEAIELRKEGKLKESNEILINLAKDYPDNSVVNYQCAWSFDVLGLEKEAVPYYEKAISIGLSEKDLQGAFLGLGSTYRTLGQYQKSKEVFEKGLNKFTEDRAMKVFYAMTLYNLNEHSKAMEILLTNLAQTSSDKNIKTYKRAIEFYSDRLDEIW, translated from the coding sequence TTGAAAAAATTAGAAGAAGCAATCGAATTAAGGAAAGAAGGAAAATTAAAAGAATCAAATGAAATTTTAATAAATCTTGCAAAAGACTATCCCGACAATTCAGTAGTTAACTATCAATGTGCTTGGAGTTTTGATGTTCTGGGATTGGAAAAAGAAGCAGTTCCTTATTATGAAAAAGCTATTTCAATTGGTTTATCAGAAAAGGATTTGCAAGGTGCTTTTTTAGGGTTGGGAAGCACATATAGAACATTGGGACAGTATCAAAAATCAAAAGAAGTATTTGAAAAAGGATTAAATAAATTTACAGAGGATAGAGCTATGAAAGTTTTCTATGCTATGACACTATATAATCTAAATGAACATTCAAAAGCAATGGAAATTCTTCTGACTAATTTAGCTCAAACATCTTCAGATAAAAACATAAAAACTTATAAAAGAGCAATAGAATTTTATTCTGATAGACTAGATGAAATATGGTAA
- a CDS encoding GNAT family N-acetyltransferase, translating into MFIYKTLESTSMEKLHKTFLEAFSDYQVKVDISLLKLQQMLQRRGYVPRASIGAFKDDELIGFFLTGIRKWNGKLTAYDTGTAVIQTYRKQGVTSNMFLNTKQLLEKMEVEQWLLEVIQSNISALQLYKKQEFQILREFECFNLDKNKYNKVTTYKVEHINSINKSDWMELMKFWDFKPSWQNSIDSINSVSDTFIYSIIKINDSIVGYGIIGKKTGDIPQIAVDKNYRGRGIGRSILTDLINSTESYNISVKNADSQCISMKDFLLNLGFKNNIRQYEMALKL; encoded by the coding sequence GTGTTTATTTACAAAACATTAGAAAGTACAAGTATGGAAAAATTACATAAAACCTTTTTGGAAGCATTTTCAGATTATCAAGTAAAAGTAGATATTTCTCTTTTAAAGCTTCAACAAATGCTTCAAAGAAGAGGTTATGTTCCAAGAGCTTCAATAGGGGCATTTAAAGATGATGAATTAATTGGATTTTTTTTAACTGGAATTAGAAAATGGAATGGAAAATTAACTGCATATGATACAGGAACAGCTGTTATACAAACCTATAGGAAGCAAGGAGTAACAAGTAATATGTTTCTAAATACTAAACAATTACTTGAAAAAATGGAAGTAGAACAATGGTTACTTGAAGTAATTCAATCAAATATCTCTGCACTTCAGCTCTATAAAAAACAAGAATTTCAAATTTTAAGAGAGTTTGAATGCTTTAATTTAGATAAAAATAAGTATAATAAGGTAACAACATATAAAGTTGAACATATTAATAGTATTAATAAAAGTGACTGGATGGAATTAATGAAGTTTTGGGATTTTAAACCATCTTGGCAAAATTCTATTGATTCAATCAACAGTGTATCAGATACATTCATATATTCTATTATAAAGATTAATGATAGTATTGTCGGTTATGGAATTATTGGTAAAAAAACAGGAGATATTCCACAAATAGCAGTAGATAAAAATTATAGAGGTAGAGGGATTGGAAGAAGCATCCTTACGGACTTAATAAATAGTACAGAATCATATAATATTAGTGTTAAAAATGCAGATAGCCAATGTATTTCTATGAAGGATTTCTTACTGAATTTAGGATTTAAGAATAATATTAGACAATATGAAATGGCTTTAAAATTATAA
- the def gene encoding peptide deformylase gives MAIRQIRLFDDEILRKKSKVVKVVDDRIRQILDDMADTMYNTENGGGLAAPQIGILKRLVVIDMGQGLIKLVNPSIIRQEGNQKVIEGCLSIPNTFGKLKRPEKVTVQALNENGEEITLTGTGDLAKCFCHEIDHLEGILFTDLVTEYI, from the coding sequence ATGGCAATAAGACAAATTAGACTTTTTGATGATGAAATATTAAGAAAAAAGAGCAAAGTAGTTAAAGTAGTAGATGATAGAATAAGACAAATACTAGATGATATGGCTGATACTATGTATAATACAGAAAATGGTGGAGGATTAGCAGCTCCGCAAATAGGTATATTAAAGAGATTGGTTGTAATAGATATGGGACAGGGACTTATAAAGTTAGTTAATCCAAGTATAATTAGGCAGGAAGGAAATCAGAAAGTCATAGAAGGATGTTTAAGTATTCCCAATACATTTGGCAAGTTAAAAAGGCCTGAAAAAGTAACGGTGCAAGCATTAAATGAAAATGGTGAGGAAATTACATTGACAGGAACAGGTGATTTAGCGAAATGTTTTTGTCATGAAATAGATCATTTAGAAGGTATCCTTTTTACTGATTTAGTTACTGAATATATATAG
- a CDS encoding helix-turn-helix transcriptional regulator encodes MAIPQEQLGELVGVSRQAINAIEKEKFEPSIWLAYDISQIFHCSIEEVFIFEESKRKSRAQRSRGVI; translated from the coding sequence GTGGCCATACCCCAAGAACAATTAGGAGAGCTTGTAGGGGTATCAAGGCAAGCAATTAATGCTATTGAAAAAGAGAAGTTCGAACCTTCAATATGGTTGGCTTATGACATTTCTCAAATATTCCATTGTTCTATAGAGGAGGTTTTTATTTTTGAAGAAAGTAAAAGAAAATCAAGAGCACAGAGAAGTAGAGGTGTAATTTAA
- a CDS encoding Tn3 family transposase, whose translation MPSINETAYPRFKSSLSENDLENTYLPSNKEIIFASEITRKPKYKLFLLILLKAYQRLGYFTSMNHIPNEIKSYISNVMGIQYEEDQIEKYSKSRMKFNHMDSIRKFLDIKPYEKESRKVIIQAATEAAKIKDNDADIINIVIEELIKQKYELPAFSTLVRVSRRIRYTTYNSYYRNIYKSLNSNTIESIDSLLSEKNDTYTSWNNIKQDVGKPSVKNIKVVISYLNLLKTIKIDTNILTKVPDIKIKHFVNEAKSLDSSKMKELKASKRYTLAICFLKQRLASTLDDIGEIFIKLIKNAQNKSRDKLAKYKLEQSKTTDNLISTLKSFIITYKIEETDDKKINALMQLMENKNLDDLLEKCETHEKYSDNNYWPFLWNSLKGKRSVLFHILNEIQLCSTTQNNSIEKAIKFIKKYKNANRLDTISTTDKEIGRLDLSWVKEPWWRILTGYTNRNKYPVKINRRHFEACVMYQIMHDLKSGDLCIKNSDIYSDYRDQLISWEEYNNNIDTFGNQVGLPVLENEFIQHLKDNMEKAIFDADNSFPENQYLKIKNGVPILSKIRKKDEPKNLKVIQNLIAEDLETVNILDILSDTEKWIQWTNQFGSISGFDSKIKDKIEKYLMTTFCYGCNLGPSQTSKSLQEISRKQLSWINKRHVTEEKLEKTIKNLINAYNLFPLPKYWGTGKRSAADGTKWDMYEQNLLSEYHIRYGGYGGIGYYHVSDLYIALFSRFIPCGVWEGVYILDEFIKNDSNIQPNIVHADTQGQNTTIFGLSFLLGIDLMPRIRNWKKLDLCKPDKSIKCKHIDEIFSDYIDFDIIKTYLPDMLRIVLSIKMGRIAPSTILKKLGSYSRQNKLYQAFKELGRAIRTIFLLKYISDIDLRTTIQEATNKNESFNGFIKWLFFGGEGIIAENNRDEQRKIIKYNHLVANCVIFYNVYHMSKILQELIIKGYKIDGNILSSLSPYITSHINRFGEYKINKNRNTPSLNYDIDIFKSTE comes from the coding sequence TTGCCAAGTATAAATGAAACCGCATATCCAAGATTTAAAAGTTCATTAAGTGAAAATGATTTAGAAAATACATATTTACCATCAAATAAAGAAATTATATTTGCAAGTGAGATTACGCGAAAGCCAAAATATAAATTATTTTTATTAATCCTATTAAAAGCTTATCAACGATTAGGGTATTTTACTTCAATGAATCATATTCCTAATGAAATTAAAAGCTATATATCAAATGTAATGGGAATTCAATATGAAGAAGATCAAATTGAAAAGTATAGTAAATCAAGAATGAAATTTAATCATATGGATTCCATAAGAAAATTTTTAGATATAAAACCATATGAAAAAGAATCAAGAAAAGTTATTATACAAGCTGCTACTGAAGCTGCAAAAATAAAAGATAATGATGCAGACATAATAAATATAGTGATTGAAGAACTCATAAAGCAAAAGTATGAATTACCAGCATTTAGTACACTCGTAAGAGTATCTAGAAGAATACGATATACTACATATAATTCATACTACAGAAATATATACAAAAGTCTTAATTCAAATACAATCGAATCTATCGATTCTTTACTTTCAGAAAAAAATGATACATATACATCTTGGAATAACATCAAGCAAGATGTTGGGAAACCGTCTGTTAAGAATATAAAAGTTGTAATATCCTACTTAAATTTACTCAAAACCATTAAAATAGATACCAATATATTAACTAAAGTCCCAGATATAAAAATTAAACATTTTGTCAATGAAGCTAAAAGTCTAGATTCCTCTAAAATGAAAGAATTAAAGGCATCAAAAAGATATACACTTGCAATTTGTTTCTTAAAACAAAGACTTGCAAGTACACTAGATGATATAGGAGAAATATTCATTAAACTAATAAAAAATGCTCAAAATAAATCAAGAGATAAATTAGCTAAATATAAGCTTGAGCAATCTAAAACTACTGATAATCTTATATCTACTTTAAAAAGCTTTATTATTACTTACAAGATAGAGGAAACTGATGATAAAAAAATAAATGCTCTTATGCAGTTAATGGAAAATAAAAATTTAGATGATCTTTTAGAAAAATGTGAAACACATGAAAAATATTCAGATAATAATTATTGGCCTTTCTTATGGAATTCATTAAAGGGAAAAAGATCTGTATTATTTCATATACTTAATGAAATACAGTTGTGTTCAACAACCCAAAACAATTCCATAGAAAAGGCTATAAAATTTATAAAAAAATATAAAAACGCCAATAGATTAGATACAATTTCAACAACAGACAAAGAAATAGGAAGACTTGATTTATCATGGGTAAAAGAACCTTGGTGGAGAATTTTAACAGGATATACGAATAGAAATAAATATCCTGTTAAAATAAATCGTAGGCATTTTGAAGCTTGTGTAATGTATCAAATCATGCATGATTTAAAATCTGGGGATTTATGTATTAAAAATAGTGATATTTATTCTGATTACAGAGATCAGCTTATAAGCTGGGAAGAATACAATAATAATATTGATACTTTTGGCAACCAAGTAGGTCTACCTGTTTTAGAAAATGAATTTATCCAACACTTAAAAGATAATATGGAAAAAGCTATATTTGATGCTGATAATTCTTTTCCTGAAAACCAATATCTTAAAATCAAAAATGGTGTTCCTATACTTTCAAAAATAAGAAAAAAAGATGAACCTAAAAATTTAAAGGTTATACAAAATTTAATTGCAGAAGATTTAGAAACAGTAAATATTTTAGATATTTTATCAGATACAGAAAAGTGGATTCAATGGACAAATCAGTTTGGATCGATATCTGGATTCGATTCAAAGATTAAAGATAAAATTGAAAAATACCTTATGACAACATTTTGTTATGGTTGTAATCTTGGTCCTAGTCAAACATCAAAATCACTACAAGAAATAAGTAGAAAACAGCTTTCTTGGATAAACAAAAGACATGTAACAGAAGAAAAATTAGAAAAAACTATTAAAAATTTAATAAATGCATATAATCTTTTCCCTCTACCTAAATACTGGGGTACAGGAAAAAGGTCTGCTGCTGATGGTACAAAATGGGACATGTATGAACAGAATCTTTTATCTGAATATCATATTAGATATGGTGGATATGGTGGGATTGGTTATTACCATGTATCTGATTTATACATAGCTCTTTTTAGTCGTTTTATACCATGTGGCGTATGGGAAGGTGTTTATATACTCGATGAATTTATAAAGAATGATTCAAATATACAACCAAATATTGTTCATGCAGATACACAAGGTCAAAATACAACAATATTTGGACTATCATTTTTACTAGGAATAGATTTAATGCCTCGAATTAGAAACTGGAAAAAGTTAGACTTATGCAAACCCGATAAAAGCATCAAATGTAAACATATAGATGAAATTTTTTCTGATTATATAGATTTCGATATTATAAAAACTTACTTACCAGATATGTTGAGAATTGTTTTATCCATAAAAATGGGAAGGATAGCTCCCTCAACAATTTTAAAGAAACTCGGAAGTTATAGTAGACAAAATAAACTATACCAAGCATTTAAAGAATTAGGAAGAGCCATCAGAACCATATTTTTATTAAAATATATTTCTGATATAGATTTAAGAACCACTATACAAGAAGCTACAAACAAAAATGAATCTTTCAACGGATTTATAAAGTGGTTATTTTTTGGTGGTGAAGGTATTATTGCTGAAAACAATAGAGATGAACAAAGAAAAATTATAAAGTATAATCACCTTGTTGCCAATTGTGTTATTTTTTACAATGTTTATCATATGTCAAAAATTTTACAAGAACTTATTATAAAAGGATATAAAATAGATGGAAATATACTTTCTTCATTGTCGCCCTACATTACAAGCCATATAAATAGATTTGGTGAATATAAGATAAATAAAAACAGAAACACTCCTTCGTTAAATTACGATATAGATATATTCAAAAGTACGGAGTAA